In one window of Bizionia sp. M204 DNA:
- the fmt gene encoding methionyl-tRNA formyltransferase, whose amino-acid sequence MKTDLRIVFMGTPDFAVAILDAILAHNYQVVGVITAPDKPAGRGRKINESAVKQYAQKQGLHILQPTNLKDPEFLRTLQALQANVQVVVAFRMLPQAVWQMPALGTFNLHASLLPNYRGAAPINWAIINGETETGVSTFFIDDNIDTGDMILQKAVAIEEKDNVGTLHDKLMHTGSALVIDTLKRIENGTIETTAQPNTNELKEANKLNRDNCKIDWNNSLETIHNKVRGLNPYPSAWCYLHNNDDTLEIKIYETHKELAEHNHSNGQILASKKTLKVAVPDGYIFIDALKLPGKRKMAIKDLLNGYEFHDEAKML is encoded by the coding sequence ATGAAAACCGATTTACGCATCGTATTTATGGGCACGCCAGATTTTGCCGTTGCCATATTAGACGCCATACTAGCCCATAATTACCAAGTAGTTGGAGTTATAACGGCACCGGATAAACCAGCAGGACGTGGCCGAAAAATTAACGAATCCGCCGTTAAGCAATACGCACAAAAGCAAGGTTTGCATATTTTACAACCTACCAATTTAAAGGATCCTGAATTTTTAAGAACCCTACAAGCATTACAAGCCAATGTTCAGGTCGTGGTTGCTTTTAGAATGTTGCCACAAGCCGTTTGGCAAATGCCAGCTTTAGGCACATTTAATTTGCACGCGTCCCTATTACCTAATTATCGAGGTGCTGCTCCTATAAACTGGGCTATTATTAATGGAGAAACCGAAACCGGGGTGTCCACGTTTTTTATAGATGATAACATTGATACCGGTGATATGATTTTGCAGAAGGCCGTTGCCATAGAAGAAAAAGATAATGTGGGCACCTTACACGATAAATTGATGCATACCGGTAGTGCGTTGGTTATTGACACGTTAAAACGCATTGAAAATGGCACTATTGAAACCACAGCACAGCCAAACACCAATGAATTGAAAGAAGCCAACAAGCTAAATCGGGATAATTGCAAAATAGATTGGAATAATTCCCTTGAGACTATACATAATAAGGTACGTGGATTAAATCCGTATCCCTCTGCCTGGTGTTATTTACATAATAATGACGACACATTAGAAATTAAAATTTACGAAACACACAAAGAATTAGCCGAACACAACCATTCCAATGGGCAAATACTCGCCAGCAAAAAAACACTAAAAGTAGCCGTCCCAGATGGTTACATTTTTATTGATGCATTGAAATTACCAGGGAAGCGAAAAATGGCTATAAAAGACCTCTTAAATGGCTATGAATTTCATGATGAAGCTAAAATGCTGTAA
- a CDS encoding HU family DNA-binding protein, producing the protein MNKTDLIDAMAEHAGITKAAAKKALECALIEIEGALQKGNRVSLVGFGSWSVSRRAARDGRNPQTGKTIKIKAKNVVKFKAGSDLSRAVN; encoded by the coding sequence ATGAACAAAACAGATTTAATCGATGCAATGGCAGAACACGCAGGAATTACTAAAGCAGCTGCAAAGAAGGCTTTAGAATGTGCGTTAATTGAAATTGAAGGAGCTTTACAAAAAGGTAACAGAGTTTCTTTAGTAGGATTTGGATCTTGGTCAGTTTCTAGAAGAGCTGCAAGAGACGGAAGAAATCCACAAACAGGAAAAACTATCAAAATTAAAGCTAAAAACGTAGTTAAGTTTAAAGCTGGTTCAGATTTATCTAGAGCAGTAAACTAA
- a CDS encoding YqgE/AlgH family protein, producing the protein MISIQPKKGHLLIAEPSIIGDISFNRSIILLADHTDEGSIGFILNKPLEYTISDLIPELDATFKVYNGGPVEQDNLYFIHKVPELIPNSVEISLGIYWGGDFNKVAELIANNEINEKNIRFFLGYSGWQADQLNAELKTNSWVVTENIYKQNIIEKDYETFWKEKMMEFGGDYTIWSNAPEDPTFN; encoded by the coding sequence ATGATTTCAATACAACCAAAAAAAGGACACTTGCTTATTGCCGAACCTTCTATAATTGGTGACATCTCCTTTAACCGTTCTATCATTCTTTTAGCCGATCATACCGATGAAGGCTCTATTGGATTTATTTTAAATAAGCCCTTGGAGTACACTATCAGTGATTTAATTCCAGAATTAGACGCCACGTTTAAGGTCTATAATGGCGGACCTGTAGAACAGGATAATCTTTATTTTATACATAAGGTGCCAGAGCTTATACCGAATAGCGTAGAAATTTCTTTAGGAATTTATTGGGGAGGCGATTTTAATAAAGTCGCCGAATTAATTGCCAATAATGAGATAAACGAGAAGAATATCCGCTTTTTTCTTGGGTATTCCGGTTGGCAAGCGGATCAATTAAACGCGGAATTAAAAACCAATTCCTGGGTTGTAACGGAAAACATTTATAAGCAAAACATTATAGAAAAAGACTATGAAACGTTTTGGAAAGAAAAAATGATGGAGTTTGGCGGTGATTATACCATTTGGTCCAATGCACCCGAAGACCCTACCTTTAACTAG
- a CDS encoding aminotransferase class IV has translation MINFNGKMTEDINAISINNRGFAYGDAVFETCKYSHGKLLFWEDHYFRLMASMRIMRMEIPMRFTMEFLEAEIQKALSENKLANNTSRVKLTVFRAEGGLYNPSSKEVGFVISVSALDADFYLMNDGDYEVDLFKDFYVSPSLLSTLKTNNKAINVVGSVYAEENKLQNALLLNTDKKVIEALNGNLFLVRGNCIKTPPLSDGCLKGVMRKQIMELITQLPDYELEEVSISPFELQKADGLFITNVITGIQPISKYRKKTFDNTVAKMLLQKLQVKIRLSS, from the coding sequence ATGATCAATTTCAACGGAAAAATGACAGAGGATATCAACGCGATATCTATAAATAATCGGGGTTTTGCTTATGGTGATGCTGTTTTTGAAACCTGTAAATATTCACATGGCAAACTCTTGTTTTGGGAGGATCACTATTTTCGCCTGATGGCTTCCATGCGGATTATGCGTATGGAAATCCCCATGCGCTTTACCATGGAATTCCTAGAAGCAGAAATTCAAAAAGCACTATCCGAAAATAAGCTTGCAAATAACACGTCGCGTGTTAAATTAACTGTATTTCGTGCTGAAGGTGGTTTGTATAACCCAAGCAGTAAGGAAGTGGGATTTGTTATTTCTGTCAGCGCATTGGATGCTGATTTTTATTTGATGAATGATGGGGATTATGAAGTGGATTTGTTTAAAGATTTCTACGTGTCGCCTAGTTTATTATCCACCTTAAAAACGAATAATAAGGCCATTAATGTAGTAGGTAGTGTGTATGCCGAAGAAAACAAGCTGCAAAACGCCTTATTGTTGAACACCGATAAAAAAGTAATAGAAGCTTTAAATGGGAATTTGTTTTTAGTTCGTGGCAACTGTATTAAAACACCACCACTTTCTGATGGTTGCTTAAAAGGGGTTATGCGAAAGCAAATTATGGAACTTATTACGCAGTTACCGGATTATGAGCTAGAAGAAGTATCTATTTCACCTTTTGAATTGCAAAAAGCCGATGGGTTATTTATTACCAATGTTATAACGGGTATTCAGCCCATTAGTAAATACCGTAAAAAAACTTTTGACAATACGGTTGCCAAAATGCTATTGCAAAAATTACAAGTAAAAATTAGATTGTCTAGTTAA
- a CDS encoding START-like domain-containing protein, producing the protein MNEKVKFEMEFPIQASPQLLYQYISTPSGLSEWFAENVNSRGELFKFIWDGSEEQASLVSKKSGERIKFRWAADEGEPYFFEIRIQVDEITKDVSIMIVDFAEEDEVDEAKMLWENQISDLKQVLGSA; encoded by the coding sequence ATGAACGAGAAAGTAAAATTTGAAATGGAGTTCCCTATACAGGCTTCACCTCAATTATTATATCAATATATATCAACACCTTCGGGCCTTTCCGAGTGGTTTGCCGAGAATGTAAATTCAAGAGGCGAACTTTTTAAATTTATCTGGGATGGATCCGAAGAACAAGCAAGTTTAGTCAGTAAGAAAAGTGGCGAACGTATTAAATTTCGTTGGGCTGCCGATGAAGGTGAACCATACTTCTTTGAAATTCGAATTCAAGTTGATGAAATTACCAAAGATGTTTCTATTATGATTGTCGATTTTGCCGAAGAAGATGAAGTGGATGAAGCCAAAATGCTTTGGGAAAACCAAATTTCCGATTTAAAACAAGTATTGGGTTCCGCTTAA
- a CDS encoding NUDIX hydrolase has protein sequence MNYQLLHERLVYDHVFQIKKAKIKHDLFNAGSMEVERYCFERGDSVAIVIYEKDTDCLLFTKQFRYPTIKEGDGWILELTAGSIEAHEDPEHRVKMEVEEEIGYQLNGLDFISSFFVSPGGSSERVFLFYTEVNSSDNIFKGGGLITEKEDIQLVKMPVQEVRKHIKNNQFRDAKTIIGIQWFMGHYL, from the coding sequence ATGAACTACCAACTACTACACGAACGCCTTGTATATGATCATGTCTTCCAAATAAAAAAGGCCAAAATTAAACATGACCTATTTAATGCAGGCAGCATGGAAGTAGAACGGTATTGTTTTGAACGGGGCGATTCTGTAGCCATTGTTATTTATGAAAAAGACACCGATTGTTTGCTGTTTACCAAGCAATTTAGATACCCCACCATTAAAGAAGGGGATGGCTGGATACTTGAGCTTACTGCCGGTTCCATAGAAGCTCATGAGGACCCAGAACACCGCGTGAAAATGGAGGTAGAAGAAGAAATTGGTTATCAGCTAAACGGACTGGATTTTATAAGTTCATTTTTCGTGTCACCTGGCGGAAGTTCGGAGCGCGTTTTTCTTTTCTATACCGAAGTAAATTCATCCGATAACATTTTTAAAGGTGGCGGTTTGATAACTGAAAAAGAGGATATTCAATTGGTAAAAATGCCGGTTCAGGAGGTTCGTAAACACATCAAAAACAATCAGTTTCGCGATGCGAAAACCATTATTGGGATTCAATGGTTTATGGGGCATTACCTGTAA
- a CDS encoding T9SS type A sorting domain-containing protein, with the protein MKQQLLNLLAIIGLIGSMSAQGYTTPDTGTTFTLEDLVAASPTTISVTGTTYTLVDDLIISTTDTFLINSNVTLELAADVRITVFGTFTVNADNVTFTAINPAAPYDGFRFEEFSNINIQNATIQYGGGLRVLTETFIINNCLITNNVSGVATGGVIALSRGMPQITNNTITFNQTPAISSGANSAVSPYIFNNYMEGNNQANSNRPQINMGTTRTTEPIQIIQNTIKGDRTLDMVGGIAVSNLVGGTINAIIDDNIITDNRYGLTIVGNNAFAYVRNNRIEDNDSQGSPNVGGSGISLNTSSGGMEVIASGNQIRRNLWGITVIGEASINLGDGAANVGQNVFSENGNGGITYALYNNTPNALMAMNNCWDETNAPNTLAEAEAVIVHQNDNSTLGLVSFDPVECGFLSTDDHQLKAVTMYPNPTDGQLNISHNTAFKHMKIYSIDGKLIMQKTLQMGANSMFLDLKAGIYILELTGERTKATKKLVVK; encoded by the coding sequence ATGAAACAACAACTACTTAATTTATTGGCTATCATCGGTTTAATTGGATCCATGTCGGCTCAAGGTTATACCACGCCAGATACAGGGACCACCTTTACTTTAGAGGATCTGGTGGCGGCAAGTCCAACAACGATTTCGGTAACAGGCACCACCTATACCTTGGTGGATGATTTGATAATTTCCACAACAGATACCTTTCTTATAAATTCAAATGTAACATTGGAACTAGCAGCCGATGTCCGCATCACCGTTTTTGGAACCTTTACCGTCAATGCAGATAATGTCACGTTTACAGCCATAAATCCAGCCGCACCTTATGATGGTTTTCGCTTTGAAGAGTTTTCTAATATTAACATTCAAAACGCTACGATTCAATACGGCGGCGGCTTACGTGTGCTTACTGAAACGTTTATCATTAACAATTGTCTAATTACCAATAACGTGTCAGGTGTTGCAACGGGCGGCGTTATTGCGCTTTCACGCGGTATGCCGCAAATTACTAACAACACGATTACCTTTAATCAAACCCCAGCCATCAGCTCGGGTGCCAATAGTGCTGTATCACCGTATATTTTTAATAATTATATGGAAGGGAATAACCAAGCAAATTCCAACCGGCCGCAAATTAACATGGGGACCACAAGGACTACAGAACCCATTCAAATTATTCAAAATACCATTAAAGGCGATCGTACTTTGGATATGGTAGGCGGCATTGCCGTGTCTAACTTGGTTGGAGGTACCATAAATGCCATAATCGATGATAACATTATAACCGATAACCGCTATGGACTGACCATTGTAGGAAACAATGCCTTTGCTTACGTTAGAAATAACAGGATTGAAGACAATGATTCACAAGGAAGTCCTAATGTGGGTGGAAGTGGTATTTCCTTAAATACCTCTTCGGGCGGTATGGAAGTCATTGCTAGTGGGAATCAAATTCGTCGTAACCTTTGGGGCATAACCGTTATTGGAGAAGCGTCTATTAACTTGGGTGATGGCGCCGCAAATGTAGGCCAAAATGTCTTTTCTGAAAATGGAAACGGTGGCATAACCTACGCACTTTATAACAATACACCCAACGCATTAATGGCCATGAATAATTGTTGGGATGAAACCAATGCACCAAACACCCTTGCCGAGGCAGAAGCCGTAATCGTGCATCAAAACGATAATTCTACATTAGGATTAGTAAGTTTTGACCCCGTAGAGTGTGGCTTTTTAAGTACAGACGATCACCAATTGAAGGCCGTAACCATGTATCCGAATCCTACAGACGGACAACTAAACATATCCCATAATACGGCTTTTAAACACATGAAGATATACAGTATAGATGGAAAATTAATCATGCAGAAAACACTCCAAATGGGTGCGAATAGCATGTTTTTGGATTTGAAGGCTGGTATATATATTTTAGAATTAACAGGCGAGAGGACGAAAGCCACCAAAAAGCTCGTGGTTAAATAA
- a CDS encoding M20/M25/M40 family metallo-hydrolase, translating to MKFNKDNYIEELSYLVSNDAITNNFKGLKRNLDFIIKKLNVLGFEVETVGEKSNEPIIYAVKKSFKNAPKIGVYGHYDVEPTNEEKWNSLSTKLTITDDRIFGRGVADNLGIWLLRMYAVEQLSETDMPEIHWLFQGQEEIGSPFAHQEFPLLKIPKVDVWIEETGYFDLTGARQRFLTLNEDVKLEKAKEMVTSLLGEYQFTSYTENRSLTKFDACPFLTHVLKDQPYLAIGPNDEYSKIHEPNESLSLPLIEKSFDQFKELLKFYAK from the coding sequence ATGAAATTTAATAAAGATAACTATATTGAGGAATTAAGTTATTTAGTATCTAACGATGCAATAACAAATAACTTTAAAGGCCTTAAAAGAAATTTAGATTTTATAATAAAAAAATTAAATGTGCTCGGTTTCGAGGTTGAAACAGTAGGTGAAAAAAGCAATGAACCAATTATTTATGCTGTTAAAAAAAGTTTTAAAAACGCACCGAAAATTGGAGTTTATGGTCATTATGATGTAGAGCCAACTAATGAAGAAAAATGGAATTCTCTTTCAACCAAATTAACTATTACAGATGATCGTATATTTGGAAGAGGTGTTGCAGATAATTTAGGGATTTGGCTTTTAAGAATGTATGCAGTTGAACAATTAAGTGAAACTGATATGCCGGAAATACATTGGTTGTTCCAAGGTCAAGAGGAAATAGGTTCACCATTTGCCCACCAAGAGTTTCCTTTACTAAAAATACCAAAAGTTGATGTTTGGATAGAAGAAACAGGATATTTTGATCTAACAGGTGCGCGTCAACGCTTTTTAACACTTAATGAAGATGTTAAATTAGAGAAAGCAAAGGAAATGGTTACTTCTCTTTTGGGGGAATACCAATTTACATCATATACCGAAAATAGAAGTTTAACCAAATTTGATGCTTGTCCTTTTTTAACTCATGTTTTAAAAGATCAGCCTTATTTAGCTATTGGTCCTAATGATGAATATTCTAAAATTCATGAGCCAAACGAAAGTTTATCTTTGCCTTTAATTGAAAAATCATTTGATCAATTTAAGGAGTTATTAAAGTTTTATGCCAAATAA
- a CDS encoding phytanoyl-CoA dioxygenase family protein translates to MIATSDIKFYEENGYLIIRDFLPTQKVDKLSLNYNKLRKKLAKQSLINYSDYQKEISQIRDVWKYNDEFKNLILRDEIAKVAPVFFKNKSCRLLHDHIINKPLKNNGLVPWHQDYTYWPTDNPNGLSLWLSFSDLDEKAGVLEIIPKSHILGEEKPMDFINDNKLFSSSDVKFLTVNKGDLVVLDALTWHRTSENISVRERNAYISLWIPSNSRYAPKHASWHPVNDNITVNENEILNDDWFPVIGNKVAVEQIHEYKDNSSTEDMEKITMYNASRIARNFLQKHLNLKNDIWTYMYIEQNRFKSINLLINKFELDKAVKNELNEILLSMAINGIAYQNHRGRNVYNKSYIKFNNIFKNEI, encoded by the coding sequence ATGATAGCTACTAGTGATATTAAATTTTACGAAGAGAACGGATATTTAATTATTCGTGATTTTCTGCCAACACAGAAAGTTGATAAATTAAGCTTGAATTACAATAAGCTAAGGAAAAAATTAGCTAAACAATCTTTAATTAATTATTCTGATTATCAAAAAGAAATCTCCCAAATACGGGATGTCTGGAAGTATAATGATGAATTCAAAAATTTAATATTACGAGATGAAATAGCTAAAGTAGCACCAGTTTTTTTTAAAAATAAAAGTTGTAGGTTGCTTCACGACCATATTATTAATAAACCACTTAAAAACAATGGTTTAGTTCCTTGGCATCAAGATTATACATATTGGCCAACAGACAATCCAAATGGTTTATCGCTATGGTTGTCTTTTAGTGATTTAGATGAAAAAGCAGGCGTTTTAGAAATTATTCCCAAGTCTCATATTTTGGGAGAAGAGAAACCTATGGACTTTATAAATGATAATAAACTCTTTTCATCTAGCGATGTAAAATTCCTTACTGTGAACAAGGGAGACCTTGTTGTTCTAGATGCTCTTACTTGGCATAGGACGTCAGAAAATATTTCGGTCAGAGAAAGAAATGCCTACATTTCATTATGGATACCATCAAATTCTAGGTACGCACCTAAACATGCGAGTTGGCATCCTGTTAACGATAATATAACTGTGAATGAAAATGAAATTTTAAATGATGATTGGTTTCCTGTTATTGGGAATAAAGTTGCCGTAGAACAAATACATGAGTATAAAGACAACTCTTCAACTGAAGATATGGAGAAAATTACAATGTATAACGCTTCGAGAATAGCTAGAAATTTTCTACAGAAACATCTTAATCTAAAGAATGATATTTGGACATATATGTATATTGAACAGAATAGATTTAAATCTATTAATCTTCTAATTAATAAGTTTGAATTGGATAAAGCAGTAAAAAATGAATTAAACGAAATATTACTTTCAATGGCTATTAATGGTATAGCATATCAAAACCATAGAGGAAGAAATGTTTATAATAAATCTTATATAAAATTTAATAATATATTTAAAAATGAAATTTAA
- a CDS encoding polysaccharide deacetylase family protein, which translates to MTKILMFHRVLPKAEIIDNDAYFLRGTLISQERLENIIVKYLKEDYVFKTICNLEKKTDLKQVALTFDDGYVDNYLYAKPILEKYDVKATFYPVIGYCLEQTIAPLDFYYQYVNENISSESKEEWIVGKHKKEFLNLPMNKQRAFVKTLFYREPKTKVSYMTTNQLQELQVLGHEIGGHSYYHDIYTRLTKNKIIEDIQRTKKALLQIGIDIKSYAYTDGQYNLEVVQALEDVKIRFSCAIKSKRISDNENLELERKFITENEFNIKELFGISLSVLELNIFLEKIDVLKKELSLSFLNDFILKVLSNIPFQNYKMVERGFGHIPTGKNIKEDMLSLNGGTCATMNIFVGAVLYKIGFNVSLIHGTMMNENDHIAILLNFEDGFYIIDLGDGQPYFEPILTTENILRKHPFRTYRTINKTKELRIDFLIKGKWLTDVTFSLIPKTYNQVYKTLEQHYTLKEFGPFWKGVRFAIYPNKKIIGIRNKTFILQKNDLIEKIEMKDKAHLKELVNQYLPEFKESIVQCFTKQELL; encoded by the coding sequence ATGACTAAAATCCTGATGTTTCATAGAGTATTACCAAAGGCTGAAATTATTGATAATGATGCTTATTTTTTAAGGGGAACTCTTATTTCTCAAGAACGATTAGAAAATATAATAGTTAAGTATTTGAAAGAAGATTATGTATTTAAAACTATTTGTAATCTTGAAAAAAAAACTGATTTAAAACAAGTTGCATTAACTTTTGACGATGGATATGTTGACAATTACTTATATGCAAAACCTATTTTAGAAAAATATGATGTTAAAGCTACATTTTATCCTGTTATCGGCTATTGTTTAGAGCAAACCATTGCACCTTTAGATTTTTACTATCAATATGTTAATGAAAATATAAGCAGTGAAAGTAAAGAGGAATGGATTGTTGGGAAACATAAAAAAGAGTTTTTAAACCTTCCAATGAATAAGCAAAGAGCATTTGTCAAAACCCTTTTTTATAGGGAACCCAAAACAAAGGTTTCCTATATGACTACAAACCAATTACAAGAACTTCAAGTTTTAGGTCATGAAATAGGAGGTCACTCATATTATCACGATATCTATACTAGATTAACTAAAAATAAAATAATAGAAGACATTCAAAGAACTAAAAAAGCTTTACTTCAAATAGGGATAGATATAAAATCATATGCTTATACAGATGGACAGTATAACTTGGAGGTAGTACAAGCTTTAGAGGATGTTAAAATTAGATTTAGCTGCGCTATAAAATCTAAAAGAATTTCTGATAATGAAAACCTGGAGTTAGAGCGTAAATTTATAACGGAAAATGAGTTTAACATAAAGGAACTTTTTGGAATAAGCCTATCAGTATTAGAATTGAATATTTTTTTAGAAAAAATAGATGTTTTAAAAAAAGAATTGAGTTTAAGTTTTCTAAATGATTTCATTCTTAAGGTTTTGAGTAATATTCCATTTCAAAACTATAAAATGGTAGAAAGAGGTTTTGGTCACATTCCTACAGGAAAAAACATTAAAGAAGATATGCTTTCGTTGAATGGAGGCACTTGTGCTACTATGAACATTTTTGTAGGTGCAGTACTTTATAAAATAGGGTTTAATGTTTCGTTAATACATGGAACAATGATGAATGAAAATGATCATATAGCAATTCTTTTAAATTTTGAGGATGGATTTTATATTATTGATCTAGGAGATGGACAGCCTTATTTTGAACCAATACTTACTACTGAAAATATTTTAAGAAAACACCCTTTTCGCACATACAGAACCATAAACAAAACCAAAGAACTTAGAATAGATTTTTTAATTAAGGGTAAATGGTTAACAGATGTTACTTTTTCCTTGATTCCTAAAACCTATAATCAGGTATATAAAACATTAGAACAACATTACACACTAAAAGAATTTGGCCCATTTTGGAAGGGTGTAAGATTTGCTATTTATCCCAACAAAAAAATAATTGGCATAAGAAATAAGACTTTCATTTTACAAAAAAACGACTTGATTGAAAAAATTGAAATGAAAGACAAGGCACATTTAAAAGAACTTGTTAATCAATATTTACCAGAATTTAAAGAGAGTATCGTTCAATGTTTTACTAAACAAGAATTGTTATGA
- a CDS encoding TIGR00725 family protein: MQIGIIGSNESQCSKELYEFAYALGVYLGQKEFTVINGGMQGTMEAVSKGVKSVKDTKCKVVGILPFEDGQKANKYLDITIPTGIGFARNSVLVLSSNVLIALGGGAGTLNEISYAWQFGKKVFCYTGAEGWSKKLANQNLDNRKENLLIGFNSLDELCKLLFDD, encoded by the coding sequence ATGCAAATTGGCATCATAGGTTCAAACGAAAGCCAGTGCTCTAAAGAGTTATATGAATTTGCTTATGCCTTAGGGGTTTATTTAGGGCAAAAGGAATTCACCGTTATAAACGGAGGAATGCAGGGTACAATGGAAGCGGTTTCAAAAGGCGTAAAGTCTGTTAAGGATACAAAGTGTAAAGTTGTCGGTATTTTGCCATTTGAAGACGGTCAAAAAGCAAATAAATATTTAGATATAACTATACCAACAGGAATTGGGTTCGCTCGTAATTCTGTTCTGGTTTTGTCTTCAAATGTTTTAATTGCTTTAGGAGGTGGAGCAGGAACTTTAAATGAGATTAGTTATGCCTGGCAATTTGGTAAAAAAGTATTTTGTTATACTGGAGCAGAAGGATGGAGTAAGAAGCTCGCTAATCAAAATTTAGACAATCGGAAAGAAAATTTACTTATAGGATTTAATTCATTGGATGAACTTTGTAAATTATTATTTGATGACTAA